In Pseudomonas sp. MTM4, one genomic interval encodes:
- a CDS encoding tripartite tricarboxylate transporter substrate binding protein, with translation MKKAISASLVSAVLATAVSGAFAAEAEWPTRPVQVVVIANAGGDTDFNARTMAKYFTKITGEAMVITNVAGGGGTLAAEQVKQADPDGNTILFTHTGQMIVNEVAGLSEDSLDAFDICCIAGVDKGAIFVASKSSGLTSLDDLISKSKAEPSSVTYGTEMGSYSHLQGLKFEGLTDTKLKMVDAGTVSEKVVALLGSRIDLAAISYGSVQDYIASGEMVALGQPNDERNPLLGDVKTFKEQGVDFVMDKPYIVAFPDGTDPAIVDKMAGIVKQITEMPEYADELRKSFKQPVSYFGKEESIERLKNTREDFMEYKDELRQSK, from the coding sequence ATGAAAAAAGCAATTAGCGCCTCCCTTGTGTCCGCCGTACTGGCAACTGCCGTCAGCGGCGCGTTTGCCGCCGAGGCCGAATGGCCCACGCGTCCGGTTCAGGTCGTCGTCATCGCCAATGCCGGCGGTGATACCGACTTCAATGCCCGCACCATGGCCAAGTACTTCACCAAGATCACCGGCGAAGCGATGGTCATCACCAACGTAGCCGGTGGCGGCGGCACCCTCGCCGCCGAACAGGTCAAGCAGGCCGATCCGGATGGCAACACTATTCTGTTCACCCACACCGGGCAGATGATCGTCAACGAAGTGGCGGGATTGAGCGAAGACAGCCTCGATGCCTTCGACATCTGTTGCATTGCAGGCGTCGACAAGGGGGCTATTTTCGTCGCTTCGAAAAGCTCCGGCCTGACCTCGCTGGACGATCTGATCTCCAAATCCAAGGCCGAGCCAAGCAGCGTGACCTATGGCACCGAGATGGGCAGCTACTCGCACCTGCAGGGCTTGAAGTTCGAGGGCCTGACCGACACCAAGCTGAAGATGGTCGACGCCGGTACGGTTTCCGAGAAGGTCGTCGCGCTGTTGGGTAGCCGTATCGACCTCGCCGCAATCAGCTACGGGTCCGTTCAGGACTACATTGCCAGCGGCGAGATGGTGGCTCTCGGCCAACCCAACGACGAGCGCAACCCATTGCTCGGAGACGTCAAGACGTTCAAAGAGCAAGGCGTCGACTTCGTCATGGATAAGCCCTACATCGTTGCCTTTCCGGACGGCACCGACCCGGCCATCGTGGACAAAATGGCAGGCATCGTAAAACAGATCACCGAAATGCCCGAGTACGCCGATGAGTTGCGCAAATCCTTCAAACAGCCAGTCAGCTATTTCGGCAAGGAGGAGTCCATAGAGCGCCTGAAGAACACTCGCGAAGACTTCATGGAATACAAGGACGAGTTGCGCCAAAGCAAGTAA
- a CDS encoding enolase C-terminal domain-like protein: MLDAKTATPAVTEMQVIPVAGYDSMLLNLCGAHSPYFTRNLVILKDSAGRTGIGEVPGGEGVRQALERTKGLVIGQQIGRYNRVLNTLRHAIAGGSAGGPQTTQHQVTSEAEAAVLKQPHEINLRLDNVITAVEAALLDLLGQHLDVPVAELLGNGQQRDSVPMLAYLFYIGDRDRTDLPYLAGTGSADDWYHIRHQEAVTPESIVRLAEAAAARYGFKDFKLKGGVMRGSEEMQAIAGVKARFPDARVTLDPNGAWSLAEAIELCKGQGHILAYAEDPCGPENGYSGREIMAEFKRATGIPTATNMVATDWRQMGHSFRLDAVDIPLADPHFWTMSGSVRLAQLCEQFGLTWGSHSNNHFDVSLAMFTHAAAAAPGKITAIDTHWIWQEGQERLTREPLQIVGGEVQVPDKPGLGIEPDMDRIMAAHELYNKVATGARDDAMAMQYLAPGWKYDPKRPSLGRS, encoded by the coding sequence ATGCTAGACGCAAAGACGGCGACCCCGGCGGTAACTGAAATGCAGGTGATTCCGGTGGCAGGTTACGACAGCATGCTGCTCAACCTCTGCGGCGCGCACTCTCCGTATTTCACCCGCAATCTGGTGATCCTCAAAGACAGCGCCGGCCGTACCGGTATCGGTGAAGTGCCTGGAGGTGAAGGCGTCCGACAGGCGCTCGAACGTACCAAGGGGCTGGTGATTGGTCAGCAGATCGGTCGTTACAACCGAGTATTGAATACGTTGCGCCATGCCATTGCCGGTGGCTCGGCTGGTGGTCCACAGACTACTCAGCATCAGGTCACCTCGGAGGCGGAAGCCGCTGTATTAAAGCAGCCGCACGAGATCAACCTGCGGCTGGACAATGTCATCACTGCGGTCGAAGCCGCCCTCCTCGACCTGCTCGGCCAGCATCTCGACGTGCCTGTGGCAGAGCTGCTCGGCAATGGACAGCAACGTGACAGCGTGCCGATGCTGGCGTACCTCTTCTATATAGGGGATCGCGATCGCACCGACCTGCCCTATCTCGCCGGTACGGGTTCGGCCGATGACTGGTACCACATCCGTCATCAAGAGGCAGTCACACCCGAATCAATCGTTCGGCTGGCGGAGGCCGCCGCGGCGCGCTACGGCTTCAAGGATTTCAAACTCAAGGGCGGCGTGATGCGCGGCAGCGAAGAAATGCAGGCGATCGCCGGCGTCAAGGCGCGCTTCCCTGACGCGCGCGTCACGCTGGACCCTAATGGCGCCTGGTCACTGGCCGAGGCCATCGAACTGTGCAAGGGCCAAGGCCATATCCTCGCGTATGCCGAAGATCCTTGCGGACCGGAAAATGGTTACTCCGGTCGTGAAATCATGGCCGAATTCAAGCGCGCAACCGGTATCCCGACCGCCACCAACATGGTGGCCACCGACTGGCGGCAAATGGGGCATTCGTTCCGCCTGGATGCCGTCGATATTCCGCTGGCCGATCCGCACTTCTGGACCATGAGCGGCTCGGTGCGACTCGCTCAGCTATGCGAGCAGTTCGGCCTGACCTGGGGTTCGCACTCCAACAATCACTTCGATGTTTCCCTGGCGATGTTCACTCACGCCGCCGCGGCTGCGCCCGGCAAGATCACCGCGATCGACACCCACTGGATATGGCAGGAAGGCCAGGAGCGCCTGACTCGCGAGCCCCTGCAAATCGTCGGTGGCGAAGTACAAGTGCCGGACAAGCCGGGCCTTGGTATCGAGCCGGACATGGACCGGATCATGGCCGCGCACGAGCTTTACAACAAAGTCGCCACTGGCGCCCGTGACGACGCCATGGCTATGCAGTATCTGGCGCCAGGCTGGAAATACGACCCCAAGCGCCCCAGCCTGGGCCGTTCATGA
- the kdgD gene encoding 5-dehydro-4-deoxyglucarate dehydratase, with protein MNPQELKAILSSGLLSFPLTDFDQQGDFNRAGYIKRLEWLAPYGATALFAAGGTGEFFSLTPQEYPDIIKTAVDTCAGQVPILAGVGGPTRQAIAYAQEAERLGAKGLLLLPHYLTEASQEGVAKHVEEVCKSVNIGVVVYNRNVCRLTAPLLEQLAERCPNLIGYKDGLGDIELMVSIRRRLGERLTYLGGLPTAEVYAAAYKALGVPVYSSAVFNFVPKMAMEFYHAVAREDHETVGKLIDDFFLPYLDIRNRCKGYAVSIVKAGARISGYDAGPVRAPLTELRPEEYEALAALVEKQGAQ; from the coding sequence ATGAATCCACAAGAACTGAAGGCCATCCTCTCTTCTGGTCTGCTGTCCTTCCCGCTCACCGATTTCGACCAGCAGGGCGACTTCAACCGTGCCGGTTATATCAAGCGCCTGGAATGGCTGGCGCCTTATGGTGCGACGGCGCTTTTCGCTGCGGGTGGCACTGGCGAATTCTTCTCGCTGACACCTCAGGAATATCCGGACATCATCAAGACCGCTGTCGATACTTGCGCCGGGCAGGTGCCGATCCTCGCTGGTGTCGGCGGCCCGACTCGTCAGGCCATCGCCTATGCCCAGGAAGCGGAGCGTCTGGGGGCGAAAGGTCTGCTGTTGCTGCCTCACTACTTGACTGAAGCCAGCCAGGAAGGTGTCGCCAAACACGTCGAGGAGGTGTGCAAGTCGGTCAATATCGGTGTGGTGGTCTACAACCGCAACGTTTGCCGCCTGACTGCGCCGCTGCTCGAGCAACTGGCCGAACGCTGCCCCAACCTGATCGGTTACAAGGACGGCCTGGGCGATATCGAGCTGATGGTGTCCATCCGTCGTCGTCTCGGCGAGCGTCTGACCTATCTGGGTGGCCTGCCGACTGCCGAAGTCTATGCCGCGGCATACAAGGCACTCGGCGTTCCGGTCTATTCATCGGCGGTGTTCAACTTCGTTCCGAAGATGGCGATGGAGTTCTACCATGCCGTCGCCCGCGAGGATCACGAAACCGTCGGTAAGCTGATCGATGATTTCTTCCTGCCGTATCTCGACATCCGCAACCGTTGCAAGGGCTACGCGGTCAGCATCGTCAAGGCCGGCGCGCGTATCTCTGGTTACGATGCCGGCCCGGTTCGCGCACCCTTGACCGAGCTGCGACCTGAAGAATACGAAGCGCTCGCCGCTTTGGTCGAAAAGCAGGGCGCTCAATAA
- a CDS encoding aldehyde dehydrogenase family protein: MADVKRYDNYIDGQWVTGKNYQANINPSDLSDVIGEYAQADAAQVEAAVTAARKAFPAWSTSGIQARADALEKVGLEILARREELGALLAREEGKTLPEAIGEVARAGNIFKFFAGECLRQAGETLQSVRPGVSVEVTREPLGVIGLITPWNFPIAIPAWKIAPALAYGNCVVIKPADLVPGCAWAIAEIISRAGFPAGVFNLVMGKGREVGEAIVNDKRVDGVSFTGSVGVGRGIAATCVGRHAKVQLEMGGKNPQIILDDADLNTAVELATQSAFYSTGQRCTASSRIIVTEGIYDRFVEAMIERIKKIKVGSALEQGVDVGPVVSEAQLEQDLRYIEIGKEEGARLACGGERVKCGTEGYFLAPTLFVDSTADMRISREEIFGPVANVVRVKDYDEALAMANDTEFGLSAGICTTSLKYANHFKRHSQAGMVMINLPTAGVDYHVPFGGRKGSSYGPREQGRYAQEFYTTVKTTYIG, from the coding sequence GTGGCAGACGTAAAACGTTACGACAACTACATCGATGGCCAGTGGGTAACCGGCAAGAACTATCAGGCCAACATCAATCCATCCGATCTCTCGGACGTCATCGGCGAATACGCCCAGGCGGACGCTGCACAGGTCGAGGCCGCCGTCACAGCAGCACGCAAGGCATTCCCGGCGTGGTCTACGTCGGGCATCCAGGCACGCGCTGATGCGCTTGAGAAAGTCGGTCTGGAAATCCTTGCCCGCCGCGAAGAGCTGGGCGCGCTCCTGGCGCGCGAAGAGGGCAAGACATTGCCCGAAGCCATCGGTGAAGTGGCTCGCGCCGGTAACATCTTCAAGTTCTTCGCTGGCGAATGCCTGCGTCAGGCCGGCGAAACCCTGCAGTCGGTCCGTCCGGGCGTGAGCGTCGAGGTGACCCGTGAGCCACTGGGCGTGATCGGCCTGATCACCCCTTGGAACTTCCCCATCGCCATTCCGGCCTGGAAGATCGCTCCGGCGCTGGCTTACGGCAACTGCGTGGTTATCAAGCCGGCTGATCTGGTCCCTGGCTGCGCCTGGGCCATCGCCGAAATCATTTCCCGCGCAGGCTTTCCGGCAGGCGTGTTCAATCTGGTGATGGGCAAGGGCCGTGAAGTCGGCGAAGCCATCGTCAACGACAAACGCGTCGATGGCGTCAGCTTCACCGGCTCGGTCGGTGTCGGCCGTGGCATCGCCGCGACCTGTGTAGGCCGTCATGCCAAGGTTCAGCTGGAGATGGGCGGCAAGAATCCGCAGATCATCCTCGATGACGCCGACCTCAACACCGCCGTCGAACTGGCCACCCAGAGCGCCTTCTATTCGACCGGCCAGCGCTGCACCGCGTCCAGCCGCATTATCGTCACCGAAGGCATTTACGACCGTTTCGTCGAAGCCATGATCGAGCGCATCAAGAAGATCAAGGTCGGTTCGGCCCTGGAGCAGGGCGTGGACGTCGGTCCGGTGGTTTCCGAGGCCCAGCTGGAACAAGACCTGCGGTACATCGAAATCGGCAAGGAAGAGGGCGCACGCCTGGCCTGTGGTGGAGAACGCGTCAAGTGCGGCACCGAAGGTTACTTCCTCGCGCCGACACTGTTCGTCGACAGCACCGCCGACATGCGCATCAGCCGTGAAGAGATCTTCGGACCGGTGGCCAACGTGGTCCGCGTGAAGGATTACGACGAAGCCCTGGCGATGGCCAACGACACCGAGTTCGGGCTGTCCGCAGGCATCTGCACCACCTCGCTGAAGTACGCCAATCACTTCAAGCGTCATTCCCAGGCCGGGATGGTGATGATCAACCTGCCGACTGCCGGCGTGGATTACCACGTGCCGTTCGGTGGCCGCAAAGGCTCGTCCTACGGCCCACGCGAGCAAGGGCGCTATGCCCAGGAGTTCTACACGACGGTGAAGACCACCTACATCGGCTGA
- the gudD gene encoding glucarate dehydratase, producing the protein MNNSANRGAPVVTELQVVPVAGQDSMLLNLSGAHGPYFTRNILILKDSAGNTGVGEVPGGEAIRQTLEDARSILVGQSVGNYNALLNQARKAFADRDVGGRGLQTFDLRIAIHAITALESALLDLLGQHLGVPVAALLGDGQQRDEVEMLGYLFFIADRNKTDLGYRDESDASDNWFRVRNEEALTPETVVRQAEAAYERYGFKDFKLKGGVLPGREEVKAIRALAERFPDARITLDPNGAWSLAEAIELCKDLHGVLAYAEDPCGAENGYSGREVMAEFHRATGLPTATNMIATDWRQMGHTVQLQSVDIPLADPHFWTMSGSVRVAQMCHDWGLTWGSHSNNHFDISLAMFTHVAAAAPGKITAIDTHWIWQDGQYLTREPLQIVGGKVAVPAKAGLGVELDQDALHKAHELYLEKGLGARDDAIAMQFLIPDWTFNNKRPCMVR; encoded by the coding sequence ATGAACAATTCTGCGAATCGAGGCGCTCCGGTCGTCACCGAACTTCAGGTGGTTCCGGTCGCCGGTCAGGACAGCATGCTGCTCAATCTGAGCGGCGCACATGGTCCGTATTTCACCCGCAACATCCTCATTCTCAAAGACAGCGCCGGCAATACCGGAGTCGGTGAAGTCCCCGGTGGCGAGGCGATTCGCCAGACCCTGGAAGATGCACGCTCCATCCTTGTCGGTCAGTCGGTCGGCAATTACAACGCTCTTCTGAATCAGGCGCGCAAGGCTTTTGCCGACCGCGATGTTGGCGGTCGCGGCCTGCAGACCTTCGATCTGCGTATTGCCATCCATGCCATCACTGCGCTGGAGTCGGCCCTGCTCGACTTGCTCGGTCAGCACCTCGGCGTGCCGGTTGCGGCCCTGCTCGGAGACGGTCAGCAGCGCGACGAAGTCGAGATGCTCGGCTATCTGTTCTTCATTGCCGATCGCAACAAGACTGACCTCGGTTACCGAGACGAGTCGGACGCCAGCGATAACTGGTTCCGCGTACGCAACGAAGAAGCGCTGACCCCCGAGACGGTCGTTCGCCAGGCCGAAGCAGCCTACGAGCGTTACGGCTTCAAGGATTTCAAACTCAAGGGTGGCGTGTTGCCGGGCCGCGAAGAGGTCAAGGCGATCCGCGCGCTGGCCGAGCGTTTCCCCGATGCACGCATCACTCTGGACCCCAACGGGGCCTGGTCACTGGCCGAAGCCATCGAGCTGTGCAAAGACCTGCACGGTGTCCTGGCCTATGCCGAAGACCCGTGCGGTGCCGAGAACGGGTACTCCGGTCGTGAAGTCATGGCCGAATTCCACCGCGCCACTGGCCTGCCGACTGCAACCAACATGATCGCCACCGATTGGCGTCAGATGGGCCATACCGTTCAGTTGCAGTCGGTGGATATTCCGCTTGCCGATCCGCATTTCTGGACCATGAGCGGTTCGGTGCGCGTTGCGCAGATGTGCCATGACTGGGGCCTGACCTGGGGCTCGCATTCCAACAATCATTTCGACATTTCGCTGGCGATGTTCACCCACGTGGCCGCCGCGGCGCCGGGCAAAATCACCGCGATCGACACCCATTGGATCTGGCAGGACGGCCAATATCTGACCCGTGAACCGTTGCAGATCGTTGGCGGCAAGGTCGCCGTGCCGGCCAAGGCGGGTCTTGGTGTAGAGCTGGATCAGGATGCGCTGCATAAAGCCCATGAGCTGTATCTGGAGAAAGGGCTTGGCGCACGCGACGATGCCATCGCCATGCAGTTCCTGATCCCGGATTGGACGTTCAACAACAAGCGGCCCTGCATGGTGCGTTGA
- the garD gene encoding galactarate dehydratase, with product MQLIQHQDSPRYIRLNEADNVAVVVNDGGVPTGARFEDGLVTVESVPQSHKVALVDIAPDQPVRRYGQIIGYALEPIARGSWVKETQLRMPSAPPLDSLPMADAVPQRLEPLEGFTFEGYRNADGTVGTRNVLGITTTVQCVTGVLDHAVARIRKELLPKYPNVDDVVALTHSYGCGVAISAKDAYIPIRTVRNLARNPNLGGEALVISLGCEKLQAEQVMHEGDASVDLSEPWLYRLQESTTGFGEMIEQIMALAETRLQKLNRRQRETVPASELILGMQCGGSDAFSGITANPALGYASDLLIRAGATVMFSEVTEVRDAIYMLTSRAETPEVAEALVREMDWYDQYLERGAADRSANTTPGNKKGGLSNIVEKSLGSIVKSGSSAINDVLGPGERFSGKGLIYCATPASDFVCGTLQLAAGMNLHVFTTGRGTPYGLAMAPVVKVSTRTELAERWPDLIDVDAGRIATGRSSIEELGWELFHYYLDVASGRKKTWAEQHKIHNDITLFNPAPIT from the coding sequence GTGCAATTGATTCAGCATCAAGACTCGCCTCGTTATATCCGCCTGAACGAAGCGGATAACGTGGCCGTGGTGGTCAACGATGGTGGCGTACCGACCGGAGCTCGCTTCGAAGATGGGTTGGTCACGGTCGAATCGGTGCCGCAGAGTCACAAGGTCGCTTTGGTAGACATCGCCCCTGACCAGCCGGTACGTCGTTACGGCCAGATCATCGGTTACGCGCTCGAACCTATCGCCCGCGGTTCATGGGTCAAGGAAACCCAGCTGCGCATGCCCTCAGCGCCGCCGCTCGACAGTCTGCCCATGGCCGACGCCGTACCGCAGCGGCTCGAGCCGCTCGAAGGCTTCACCTTCGAAGGCTACCGTAACGCCGATGGCACCGTCGGCACGCGCAACGTGCTCGGCATTACCACCACCGTGCAATGCGTGACCGGCGTGCTCGATCATGCGGTCGCGCGCATTCGCAAGGAGCTGCTGCCCAAGTACCCCAACGTCGACGATGTCGTCGCGCTGACGCATAGCTATGGTTGTGGCGTGGCGATCAGCGCCAAGGACGCCTACATTCCGATCCGCACCGTGCGCAATCTTGCGCGCAATCCGAATCTTGGCGGCGAAGCCCTGGTTATCAGCCTCGGCTGCGAGAAGCTGCAGGCCGAGCAGGTGATGCACGAGGGCGACGCCTCGGTCGATCTCAGCGAGCCCTGGCTCTACCGCCTGCAAGAGTCCACCACCGGCTTTGGGGAAATGATCGAACAGATCATGGCGCTGGCCGAAACGCGGTTGCAAAAGCTGAATCGTCGCCAGCGCGAAACCGTTCCAGCATCCGAACTGATCCTTGGCATGCAATGCGGTGGCAGCGACGCCTTTTCCGGTATCACCGCCAATCCAGCGCTGGGCTACGCCTCGGATCTTCTGATCCGCGCGGGCGCTACGGTGATGTTTTCCGAAGTGACCGAAGTGCGCGACGCCATCTACATGCTCACCTCACGCGCCGAAACGCCAGAAGTGGCCGAAGCGCTGGTGCGTGAAATGGACTGGTACGACCAATACTTGGAGCGCGGCGCGGCGGATCGCAGCGCCAACACCACGCCTGGCAACAAGAAGGGTGGCCTGTCCAATATCGTCGAGAAATCCTTGGGCTCCATCGTCAAGTCCGGCAGCAGCGCCATCAATGACGTACTCGGCCCAGGCGAACGCTTCAGCGGCAAGGGCCTGATCTATTGCGCGACACCGGCCAGCGATTTCGTCTGCGGCACGCTTCAGTTGGCTGCGGGGATGAACCTGCACGTGTTCACCACCGGACGTGGTACGCCTTATGGCTTGGCCATGGCTCCGGTAGTCAAGGTCTCGACCCGCACCGAACTGGCCGAGCGCTGGCCAGACCTGATCGACGTGGACGCCGGGCGCATCGCCACAGGGCGTTCCAGCATTGAGGAGTTGGGCTGGGAGCTGTTCCACTACTACCTGGATGTCGCCAGCGGCCGGAAGAAGACCTGGGCCGAGCAACACAAAATTCACAACGACATCACTTTGTTCAACCCAGCACCCATCACCTGA
- a CDS encoding 2-hydroxyacid dehydrogenase yields the protein MTCILQLGPLTERFNRSLAADHEVLRIWEQDADAFFDRQAHRIEVVVTSARFGCSAALIERLPNLRAIISFGVGYDSIDVAAARARGIPVSNTPDVLNDCVADLAFGLIIDCARQMSRADRFVRAGEWLSGGLPLATSVSGKRLGIVGLGRIGEAVAKRSSGFDMQVRYHNRRPVDGSAYGYESSLIELARWSDFLVLTCPGGASTRNLIDRDVLDALGPNGILINVSRGSVVDEPALVEALLEGRLGGAGLDVYAEEPKVPPALFELPNVVLLPHIGSATAETRLAMEELLFANLRAFLERGEVLTAV from the coding sequence GTGACCTGCATTCTCCAGCTTGGCCCCCTTACCGAACGTTTCAACCGCAGCCTAGCTGCGGATCATGAGGTGCTGCGCATCTGGGAGCAGGATGCCGATGCGTTTTTTGATCGTCAGGCTCACCGTATCGAGGTCGTGGTGACCTCCGCGCGTTTCGGGTGCTCGGCGGCTCTGATCGAACGCTTGCCCAACTTGCGCGCGATCATCAGCTTCGGTGTCGGCTATGACTCCATCGACGTGGCGGCGGCGCGGGCGCGCGGCATTCCTGTGAGCAACACGCCGGACGTGCTCAACGATTGCGTGGCGGATCTGGCGTTCGGGCTGATCATCGACTGTGCACGGCAGATGTCGCGTGCCGACCGCTTTGTCCGCGCGGGCGAATGGCTTTCCGGCGGTTTACCGCTGGCGACCAGTGTCAGCGGCAAACGGCTCGGTATCGTCGGCCTTGGCCGCATCGGCGAGGCGGTAGCCAAGCGCTCGAGTGGTTTCGACATGCAGGTGCGTTACCACAACCGTCGACCGGTTGATGGCAGCGCTTACGGTTATGAGTCGAGTCTGATCGAGCTGGCGCGCTGGAGCGATTTTCTCGTGCTGACTTGCCCGGGCGGGGCGAGCACTCGCAACCTGATCGATCGGGACGTATTGGACGCGCTTGGCCCGAACGGCATCCTGATCAACGTGTCGCGCGGTTCGGTCGTGGATGAGCCAGCACTGGTCGAGGCGCTGCTCGAAGGGCGGCTGGGCGGCGCGGGGCTCGACGTCTACGCTGAAGAGCCCAAGGTGCCGCCGGCTTTGTTCGAGCTACCCAATGTCGTCCTGTTGCCGCATATCGGCAGTGCCACTGCGGAAACGCGGCTGGCAATGGAAGAGCTGTTGTTCGCCAATCTACGTGCGTTTCTCGAACGTGGAGAGGTGCTGACAGCAGTCTGA
- a CDS encoding aldose 1-epimerase: protein MPSFQADLTEIELRHDALRLSVYQALGGAITRLSVDDIDLLRPWDGSDSVRRTGCFVLAPFSNRVGDAAFEHAGQRYPLRSLSAEHPLPIHGVAWKRAWSVTEQGAANLSLHFTHRPEGEAALDWPFAFDLEHELRLDEQGVDLRLSLRNIDTRSMPAGLGWHPYFARHDACILQFSAQSVWLSDERNLPAELKEVPTQWDYRQPRRLESPNLDNCFVGWNGPARIGWPGKGIELTMTSEVRHLVVFTPPAEMGFFAVEPVSHANNALGMSDPMANGMRTLEPGEVMRVSCRLSIERVVRAGS from the coding sequence ATGCCCAGCTTCCAAGCGGATCTGACGGAGATCGAACTGCGACATGACGCACTGCGACTGTCGGTCTACCAGGCGTTGGGCGGGGCGATCACACGGCTGAGCGTCGATGACATCGACCTGTTGCGGCCATGGGACGGCTCCGACAGCGTGCGCCGCACCGGCTGCTTCGTGCTGGCACCGTTTTCCAACCGGGTCGGTGACGCTGCCTTCGAGCACGCAGGCCAACGCTATCCATTGCGCAGCCTGTCTGCCGAACATCCATTGCCGATTCATGGCGTTGCCTGGAAGCGGGCCTGGAGCGTGACCGAACAGGGCGCTGCCAACCTGAGCCTGCATTTCACCCATCGACCCGAGGGCGAAGCGGCGCTGGACTGGCCGTTCGCCTTCGACCTCGAACATGAGCTGCGCCTGGACGAGCAGGGCGTCGATCTGCGCCTGAGCCTGCGCAATATCGATACGCGCTCGATGCCCGCCGGCCTCGGCTGGCACCCGTATTTCGCCCGTCATGACGCGTGCATCCTGCAATTCTCCGCGCAGTCGGTTTGGCTGAGCGATGAGCGAAACTTGCCGGCTGAGTTAAAGGAAGTGCCGACCCAGTGGGATTATCGGCAACCACGGCGCCTGGAGTCCCCGAACCTGGACAATTGCTTCGTCGGTTGGAATGGGCCGGCGCGGATCGGTTGGCCGGGCAAAGGTATCGAGCTGACAATGACGAGTGAGGTGAGGCATCTGGTGGTGTTCACGCCGCCCGCGGAGATGGGTTTTTTCGCGGTGGAACCGGTGTCCCACGCCAACAACGCGCTCGGCATGAGCGATCCGATGGCGAACGGAATGCGCACCCTGGAGCCCGGCGAGGTCATGCGGGTCAGTTGCCGGCTCAGCATCGAGCGGGTGGTCCGCGCGGGATCGTAG
- a CDS encoding OprD family porin — MTLRNPLSAAVFAGTLSLALGIPAAAHAAEGFVEGSKVTLNARNFYINRNFVDPAYNGGQNKAEEWTQSFILNVQSGYTPGPIGFGVDALAMLSVKLDGGGGTYGTALLPTHGTGDDRHPADDFGRIAVAAKAKISETEIRVGEWQVVVPVLRADDGRSLPQTFEGGMITSKEISNLTLYGGQMRQNSTRDDASMEDMFFGGASSDRFNFAGGEYAFTDQTKVGLWHARLEDIYQQSYVQLLHTQPISDNLAFTANLGYFTGKDEGSALAGDLDNKTYSGLFGLQTGAHTFYVGLQKVSGDQWMRVNGTSGASLANDSFNSAYDAADERSWQLRHDYNFAGVGVPGLTLMNRYISGDNITTASGDEGKEWGRESELAYTVQSGALKNLNIKWRNSSMRRDNSFSNNEFDENRLIFNYPISIL; from the coding sequence ATGACCCTACGCAATCCATTGTCCGCCGCCGTTTTCGCGGGCACGCTGTCGCTGGCGCTTGGCATACCCGCTGCTGCTCACGCAGCGGAAGGCTTTGTCGAAGGCAGCAAAGTCACCTTGAACGCACGTAATTTCTACATCAATCGCAACTTCGTCGATCCGGCCTATAACGGTGGTCAGAACAAGGCCGAAGAATGGACGCAGAGCTTCATTCTCAACGTTCAGTCCGGCTATACGCCCGGTCCGATCGGCTTTGGCGTTGATGCGCTGGCCATGCTGTCGGTCAAGCTGGATGGCGGCGGCGGCACTTACGGAACGGCCCTGCTGCCGACGCACGGCACGGGCGATGATCGTCACCCCGCCGATGATTTCGGCCGCATCGCCGTAGCTGCGAAAGCCAAAATCTCGGAAACCGAAATCCGTGTCGGTGAATGGCAGGTAGTCGTGCCGGTACTGCGCGCGGATGACGGACGGTCGCTGCCGCAAACCTTCGAGGGCGGCATGATCACTTCCAAGGAGATCAGCAACCTGACGCTGTACGGCGGCCAGATGCGCCAGAACAGCACCCGTGACGACGCCAGTATGGAAGACATGTTCTTCGGCGGCGCGAGTTCGGATCGCTTCAACTTCGCAGGTGGCGAATACGCCTTCACCGACCAGACCAAGGTCGGCCTGTGGCATGCCCGCCTCGAAGACATCTACCAGCAGAGCTACGTTCAGCTGCTGCACACCCAGCCTATCAGTGACAACCTCGCCTTCACGGCGAATCTCGGCTACTTCACCGGCAAGGATGAAGGCAGCGCGCTGGCCGGCGACCTGGACAACAAGACCTATTCCGGTCTGTTCGGCCTGCAAACCGGTGCCCATACCTTCTACGTCGGTTTGCAGAAAGTCAGCGGTGATCAGTGGATGCGCGTCAACGGTACCAGCGGCGCCTCGCTGGCCAACGACAGCTTCAACTCCGCCTACGACGCCGCCGATGAGCGTTCCTGGCAGCTGCGTCATGACTACAACTTCGCAGGTGTTGGCGTTCCTGGGCTAACCCTGATGAACCGCTACATCAGCGGTGACAACATCACTACCGCAAGCGGTGACGAAGGCAAGGAATGGGGCCGCGAGTCCGAACTGGCTTACACCGTACAAAGTGGTGCGCTCAAGAACCTGAACATCAAGTGGCGTAACTCCAGCATGCGTCGGGACAACTCGTTCAGCAACAACGAGTTCGACGAGAATCGTCTGATCTTCAACTATCCGATTTCGATCCTGTAA